One region of Aureibacillus halotolerans genomic DNA includes:
- a CDS encoding anti-sigma-I factor RsgI family protein, which yields MDLKASLEASLNDSMQVISWTPIPPTDETFVDEMNLTPFISFTLFAQKYLAASKKQGHLQEQPEVLMSLTMVDEQKDAQAFRMTIQNEMEKLSNSEVVQEPIAVTTMSTNNERRMEALEKGVSPAKYMLFLSASRHQVPFTLQEFKALSFKEIKKQLANSKETAWPWSVANTPEKNLIIEATP from the coding sequence ATGGATTTAAAAGCAAGTTTAGAGGCATCTTTAAATGATTCTATGCAGGTGATTTCATGGACACCCATTCCTCCAACCGATGAAACGTTTGTCGATGAGATGAACCTGACACCTTTTATTTCCTTTACCTTATTTGCTCAAAAATACCTTGCGGCTTCTAAAAAACAAGGTCATTTGCAGGAGCAACCAGAGGTATTGATGTCGCTGACGATGGTAGATGAACAAAAAGATGCGCAAGCTTTTCGTATGACGATTCAAAATGAGATGGAAAAGCTCTCGAATAGTGAAGTGGTTCAAGAGCCCATTGCTGTGACAACGATGTCTACAAATAATGAACGTCGGATGGAAGCCTTAGAAAAAGGCGTTTCTCCAGCAAAATACATGTTGTTTTTGAGTGCTTCGAGGCATCAAGTTCCTTTCACTTTGCAAGAGTTTAAAGCCCTTTCTTTTAAAGAGATAAAGAAGCAGCTTGCAAACTCAAAAGAAACAGCTTGGCCTTGGTCTGTTGCCAATACTCCTGAAAAAAATCTTATTATAGAAGCAACTCCATAA
- the yppF gene encoding YppF family protein — MHLESFINHYILIKKQKPANVNDLLDYATACYIDEELSPREYRCLLNDLDKKGSKKPDYIVGDVYTPVHMLS; from the coding sequence ATGCATTTGGAATCATTTATCAATCACTACATCCTCATTAAAAAGCAAAAACCGGCCAACGTGAATGATTTATTGGATTATGCCACAGCCTGCTATATCGACGAAGAATTATCACCTCGGGAATATCGTTGCCTTTTAAACGACCTTGATAAAAAGGGTTCAAAAAAACCTGATTACATCGTCGGAGATGTCTACACTCCTGTTCATATGCTGTCATAA
- a CDS encoding toprim domain-containing protein produces MDLDGRKVLIVEGRTDKEAIKKVINEPLDILCTYGTLGVEKLDAMIEEHELDNREVYVLVDADDAGEKLRKQLRIELPHAKHLYVDRVYREVATTPADYLASLMAQANITVKFT; encoded by the coding sequence ATGGATTTGGACGGTCGAAAAGTATTAATTGTTGAGGGCAGAACGGACAAAGAAGCCATAAAAAAAGTCATTAATGAACCACTTGATATCCTATGCACCTATGGCACTTTGGGCGTTGAAAAGCTTGATGCAATGATTGAAGAACATGAGTTGGATAATCGTGAAGTGTACGTGCTTGTCGATGCTGACGATGCAGGTGAAAAATTGAGAAAACAGCTACGAATAGAACTTCCACATGCAAAACATTTATACGTGGATAGGGTATATCGAGAGGTAGCGACAACACCTGCAGACTATTTAGCCTCCTTAATGGCGCAAGCGAATATCACAGTGAAGTTTACTTAG
- the sigI gene encoding RNA polymerase sigma-I factor, which yields MVSLRLKWATPENGQPSIMEDKVKLAQSGDELLRHELISGYQPFVKKVISKVCRRYINESMDEYSVGLLAFNEAIDQFQSNQGSKFLTFANMVIRRRVIDHIRREQRQNQHIVLPYEEDEDFAQEENYAEQRASIAHYEIELQREQRMDEIEDYQMLLQEFGITFSVLSKQCPKHIDARDNAKEIARLLATDSELSEYLMQKKRLPMRKLEELVSCSRKTIERNRKYIIAVALIYLKNFHALQSYIDS from the coding sequence ATGGTCTCTCTTCGCTTAAAATGGGCGACACCTGAAAACGGACAACCTTCAATCATGGAGGATAAGGTGAAACTAGCACAAAGTGGTGATGAGTTATTGCGCCATGAACTAATTTCAGGATACCAGCCCTTTGTAAAAAAAGTTATTTCAAAGGTTTGTAGACGGTATATTAATGAGTCAATGGATGAATACAGTGTAGGACTTCTTGCGTTTAATGAAGCGATAGATCAATTTCAGTCTAATCAAGGGAGCAAGTTCCTCACGTTTGCCAATATGGTCATACGCCGAAGGGTCATCGATCATATTCGTCGTGAACAACGTCAAAATCAACATATTGTCCTTCCGTACGAGGAGGATGAAGATTTTGCTCAGGAAGAGAATTATGCGGAGCAACGTGCGTCCATTGCCCATTACGAAATTGAGTTACAACGTGAACAACGAATGGATGAGATTGAAGATTATCAAATGCTACTGCAAGAGTTTGGCATCACGTTTAGTGTCCTTAGCAAGCAATGTCCGAAACATATCGATGCTAGGGATAACGCAAAGGAAATTGCGCGCCTTTTAGCTACAGATAGTGAGCTTTCTGAGTATTTAATGCAAAAAAAGCGACTTCCAATGAGAAAATTAGAGGAATTGGTGTCCTGTAGTCGAAAAACTATTGAAAGGAATCGAAAGTATATAATAGCAGTTGCGTTGATTTATCTTAAAAATTTCCATGCGCTGCAGTCTTACATTGATTCGTAA
- a CDS encoding thioredoxin family protein: protein MKEWDMNKLENVLAKSDNQASYIFVSTTMCGTCQLAEKILTIVMEVRPELMIGKINVNYHAQKAKEWKIESVPCLVKIENHQAVDKLYAFESVPKVVEFVQTP from the coding sequence ATGAAAGAATGGGATATGAACAAGCTTGAGAATGTGTTAGCGAAGTCAGACAATCAGGCAAGCTATATCTTCGTATCGACAACAATGTGTGGTACGTGTCAGCTTGCTGAGAAAATACTTACGATTGTAATGGAAGTCAGACCTGAGCTAATGATTGGAAAAATAAATGTGAATTATCATGCTCAAAAGGCAAAGGAATGGAAAATTGAAAGTGTTCCTTGTTTAGTGAAAATCGAAAATCATCAAGCTGTTGATAAGTTGTATGCATTTGAATCAGTGCCTAAAGTAGTTGAATTTGTTCAGACGCCATAA
- a CDS encoding O-acetylhomoserine aminocarboxypropyltransferase/cysteine synthase family protein, with translation MSANKHRFETIGVHGGLSPDPVTGARALPIYQSNAYAFKDPAHAANLFGLQEEGYIYSRIHNPTVAVLEERVAQLEQGVAGLALASGMAAISTAILTIAGSGDEIIASNSLYGGTYNLFAITLPRYGIKTKFVDLNDKEKTKAAFTTKTKAVFAEAIGNPSMRVLDIKAVADVAHENGVPLIVDNTFPTPYLLQPLVHGADIVVHSATKWIGGNGTSLGGIIVDGGHFDWNSSKYPGFTEPDQSYNGIVYAEAFGNQAFIVKARVQVLRDLGAAISPFNAFQLALGLETLHVRMKEHIYNTRKVVSYLTNHPKVTWVSYPELSSHPDQQHATTYLPKGAGAVIVFGIQGGRDAGVKLIEHVELWSHLANVGDAKSLIIHPASTTHQQLSKSELDDCGISEDLIRLSVGIEHIDDLIEDLDQAFAFVN, from the coding sequence ATGTCTGCAAATAAACATCGTTTTGAGACAATTGGTGTCCACGGAGGTTTATCACCTGACCCTGTAACTGGTGCAAGAGCATTGCCTATTTATCAATCGAATGCATATGCGTTCAAAGATCCTGCACATGCAGCCAATTTGTTTGGTTTGCAGGAAGAAGGGTATATCTACTCGAGGATTCATAATCCGACAGTCGCTGTCCTTGAAGAGAGAGTCGCTCAATTGGAACAAGGCGTCGCTGGATTGGCTTTGGCAAGTGGAATGGCAGCAATCTCTACAGCGATTTTAACAATTGCTGGGAGCGGTGATGAAATCATCGCCTCAAACTCACTTTATGGAGGGACGTACAATCTTTTTGCGATCACATTGCCTCGTTACGGCATTAAAACCAAGTTTGTCGATCTGAATGATAAAGAAAAAACGAAAGCCGCCTTCACAACAAAAACGAAAGCCGTTTTTGCTGAAGCCATCGGCAATCCAAGCATGCGTGTACTCGATATTAAGGCGGTTGCAGATGTCGCTCATGAGAACGGCGTACCTCTAATCGTGGACAATACGTTTCCTACTCCATATCTATTACAACCTCTTGTACACGGCGCGGATATTGTTGTTCATTCTGCGACAAAATGGATCGGGGGCAATGGCACTAGCCTCGGAGGAATTATCGTTGATGGTGGACATTTTGATTGGAATTCCTCAAAATACCCTGGCTTTACAGAACCAGACCAAAGCTACAACGGCATTGTGTATGCAGAAGCCTTTGGCAATCAAGCCTTTATCGTGAAAGCGCGCGTGCAGGTTCTGCGAGACTTAGGCGCAGCAATTAGCCCATTTAATGCGTTTCAACTGGCCCTTGGTTTAGAAACCCTCCATGTTCGCATGAAGGAGCACATCTACAACACAAGGAAAGTGGTTTCGTATCTAACTAATCATCCGAAAGTAACTTGGGTAAGTTATCCTGAGCTTTCATCTCATCCCGACCAACAGCACGCAACCACCTATTTACCAAAAGGAGCTGGCGCGGTCATTGTTTTTGGCATCCAAGGAGGAAGAGATGCCGGAGTTAAGCTAATAGAGCATGTGGAGCTGTGGTCACATTTAGCCAATGTCGGAGATGCAAAGAGCTTAATTATTCATCCAGCGAGTACAACGCATCAGCAGCTATCAAAAAGCGAGCTAGACGATTGTGGTATATCAGAAGACCTCATTCGTCTCTCTGTCGGTATTGAACACATTGATGACTTGATAGAGGATTTAGATCAGGCCTTTGCTTTTGTCAATTAA